The proteins below come from a single Salinilacihabitans rarus genomic window:
- a CDS encoding DUF7563 family protein, translating into MTAGSNVPVGRFSDYGANPGVGRACLTCGAHLTNRFVKVFEPERRAGVHVCPNCADGRAIGPDGRLHGRTRGDR; encoded by the coding sequence ATGACGGCCGGTTCGAACGTCCCGGTCGGTCGGTTCAGCGACTACGGCGCGAACCCGGGCGTCGGCCGGGCGTGTCTGACCTGCGGCGCCCACCTCACGAACCGGTTCGTCAAGGTGTTCGAACCGGAGCGGCGTGCGGGGGTTCACGTCTGTCCGAACTGTGCGGACGGGCGAGCGATCGGACCGGACGGCCGACTCCACGGTCGCACGCGAGGGGACCGATGA
- a CDS encoding PGF-CTERM sorting domain-containing protein has translation MSNAKFLLRFLVPIAVAVALLVGALAVLAVADAGAQATNVTEEEYVEEAPEPGDPYFEAAAEDGRWVSYENPRDEYRNPYLGEGSGKICVTLRNEAGEVIVGESVPNTTVTVPTGEEIEWHSHADPMTVRLPLTEHYERPLDADQFGTTEDLGQGDGYMDSHCIEIHGLPEDGGTVEYGEAQVEGEHADRIEVVGYVQQAHDTWDTDVDPIEDAEPYEEAGGGWTYRPNESHGQVVVVLQLDGDEASGGDGPDGDEASGDASEDDGTDGAESGDDGSDADDATGETGSSVVERMPGFGVAAAVVALALVALARRG, from the coding sequence ATGTCAAACGCCAAGTTCCTGTTACGGTTCCTCGTCCCGATCGCGGTCGCGGTGGCGCTGCTTGTAGGCGCGCTGGCGGTGCTTGCCGTCGCCGACGCGGGCGCACAGGCGACGAACGTCACCGAGGAGGAGTACGTCGAAGAGGCCCCCGAACCCGGCGACCCCTACTTCGAGGCGGCCGCCGAGGACGGCCGGTGGGTCAGCTACGAGAACCCGCGCGACGAGTACCGCAACCCGTACCTCGGTGAGGGCTCCGGGAAGATCTGCGTCACGCTGCGCAACGAGGCCGGAGAGGTGATCGTCGGCGAGAGCGTCCCGAACACGACGGTGACGGTTCCGACCGGCGAGGAGATCGAGTGGCACTCCCACGCCGACCCGATGACCGTCCGGTTGCCGCTGACCGAACACTACGAGCGCCCGCTCGACGCCGACCAGTTCGGCACGACCGAGGACCTCGGTCAGGGCGACGGCTACATGGACAGCCACTGCATCGAGATCCACGGCCTCCCGGAGGACGGCGGCACGGTCGAGTACGGCGAGGCACAGGTCGAGGGCGAACACGCCGACCGGATCGAGGTCGTCGGCTACGTCCAGCAGGCCCACGACACGTGGGACACCGACGTCGACCCGATCGAGGACGCCGAACCCTACGAGGAGGCCGGTGGCGGCTGGACCTACCGGCCGAACGAGTCCCACGGACAGGTCGTCGTCGTCCTCCAACTCGACGGCGACGAGGCGTCCGGCGGCGACGGTCCCGACGGCGACGAGGCATCCGGCGACGCGAGCGAGGACGACGGGACCGACGGCGCCGAGAGCGGCGACGACGGATCCGACGCGGACGACGCGACGGGCGAGACCGGCAGCTCCGTCGTCGAGCGGATGCCCGGCTTCGGCGTCGCGGCCGCGGTCGTCGCGCTGGCGCTGGTCGCGCTCGCACGGCGCGGCTGA
- the azf gene encoding NAD-dependent glucose-6-phosphate dehydrogenase Azf, translating into MVRSVLLTGAAGRVGEAILADLADEYEWRLLDRDPPTEDLPGEVVVADVTDEAAVREAMDGVDAVIHLAGDPRPEAPWDSVLTNNIDGTQTVFEAAVDVGVEKVAFASSNHAVGAYETDERTPEMYRPDHDFRLDGTELPRPGNLYGVSKAAGELLARYYHDEHDLPVVCVRIGNLTEGHPPVDYERGQAMWLSYRDCAHLFERCLEADYGYEIVYGISDNDRKYYSLERACEVLGYEPRDNSARHD; encoded by the coding sequence ATGGTGCGTTCGGTCCTGCTCACGGGAGCCGCGGGGCGCGTCGGGGAGGCCATCCTCGCGGACCTGGCAGACGAGTACGAGTGGCGCTTGCTCGACCGTGACCCGCCGACGGAGGACCTGCCGGGGGAGGTCGTCGTCGCGGACGTCACCGACGAGGCCGCCGTCCGCGAGGCGATGGACGGGGTCGACGCCGTGATCCACCTCGCGGGCGACCCGCGCCCGGAGGCCCCGTGGGACAGCGTCCTCACCAACAACATCGACGGCACCCAGACCGTCTTCGAGGCCGCCGTCGACGTCGGCGTCGAGAAGGTCGCGTTCGCCTCCTCGAACCACGCCGTCGGCGCCTACGAGACCGACGAGCGCACGCCCGAGATGTACCGCCCCGACCACGACTTCCGCCTCGACGGGACCGAACTCCCCCGCCCCGGTAACCTCTACGGCGTCTCGAAGGCCGCCGGCGAGCTTCTCGCCCGCTACTACCACGACGAGCACGACCTCCCGGTCGTTTGCGTCCGCATCGGCAACCTCACCGAGGGCCACCCGCCGGTCGACTACGAGCGCGGGCAGGCGATGTGGCTCTCCTACCGCGACTGTGCGCACCTGTTCGAGCGCTGTCTCGAAGCCGACTACGGCTACGAGATCGTCTACGGCATCTCCGACAACGACCGCAAGTACTACTCCTTAGAGCGCGCCTGCGAGGTGCTGGGCTACGAACCGCGGGACAACTCGGCGCGACACGACTGA
- a CDS encoding aminopeptidase, which produces MDERVREHARVLVDWSARVEAGDNVVVSVGPDAHELAVAVAERLGERGANLVATYAAGEVTRAYLRASTGEFDEDPAHELALAENADVYLSLGGGRNASATADVPGEIRQAHRKARTGVREARYDSRWVSTAHPTRSLAQRANMAYEEYREFAYDAILRDWETLAEEMAKMKTVLDDGEEVRLVGAGTDLTMRIDGRTAVNSAASVAYDSHNLPSGEVFTAPYATEGEVTFDVPMTIEGEAVRDVRLEFADGEVVAHDAAQGADVIGEILDTDEGARRLGELGIGMNRGIDRYTDNILFDEKMGDTVHLAVGRAYDACLPEGETGNESAVHTDLITDVSEDSRLEVDGEVVQRNGRFRWEDGFEG; this is translated from the coding sequence ATGGACGAACGCGTACGCGAACACGCACGGGTGCTGGTCGACTGGAGCGCGCGGGTCGAGGCCGGCGATAACGTCGTGGTGAGCGTCGGTCCCGACGCCCACGAACTCGCGGTCGCCGTGGCCGAGCGACTCGGCGAGCGCGGGGCGAACCTCGTCGCGACCTACGCCGCCGGCGAGGTGACGCGGGCGTACCTGCGCGCCAGTACCGGCGAGTTCGACGAGGACCCCGCCCACGAACTCGCGCTCGCGGAGAACGCGGACGTCTACCTCTCGCTCGGCGGCGGCCGCAACGCGAGCGCCACCGCCGACGTGCCGGGCGAGATCCGGCAGGCTCACCGGAAGGCGCGCACGGGCGTCCGCGAGGCCCGCTACGACAGCCGCTGGGTGTCGACGGCCCACCCCACCCGGTCGCTCGCCCAGCGGGCGAACATGGCCTACGAGGAGTACCGGGAGTTCGCCTACGACGCCATCCTGCGCGACTGGGAGACCCTCGCCGAGGAGATGGCGAAGATGAAGACGGTCCTCGACGACGGCGAGGAGGTACGGCTCGTGGGCGCGGGGACCGACCTCACGATGCGCATCGACGGCCGGACGGCGGTCAACAGCGCCGCCTCGGTCGCCTACGACTCGCACAACCTCCCCAGCGGCGAGGTGTTCACCGCGCCGTACGCGACCGAGGGCGAGGTCACCTTCGACGTCCCGATGACGATCGAGGGCGAGGCCGTCCGGGACGTCCGCCTCGAGTTCGCGGACGGCGAGGTCGTCGCCCACGACGCCGCCCAGGGGGCCGACGTGATCGGCGAGATCCTCGACACCGACGAGGGCGCCCGCCGCCTCGGCGAACTCGGCATCGGCATGAACCGCGGCATCGACCGCTACACGGACAACATCCTCTTCGACGAGAAGATGGGCGACACGGTCCACCTCGCGGTGGGCCGGGCCTACGACGCCTGCCTCCCCGAGGGCGAGACCGGCAACGAGTCGGCCGTCCACACCGACCTGATCACCGACGTCAGCGAGGACTCCCGGCTCGAAGTCGACGGCGAGGTCGTCCAGCGCAACGGCCGGTTCCGGTGGGAAGACGGGTTCGAGGGGTAG
- a CDS encoding DUF5790 family protein — translation MSQASLDDDELFGEAASEMRADVEDSLERAWEALPAADDVWETDADNVLGTLNGLKSALDAGDAEAHLRDAKKWFTMGERAGAFEDAEDLEAEIADVEDAIADVATAGEQVSDLTATIPGLRNTLESAGPDEDASEDDADE, via the coding sequence ATGAGCCAAGCGTCACTCGACGACGACGAACTGTTCGGCGAAGCCGCAAGCGAGATGCGCGCCGACGTGGAGGATTCGCTCGAACGGGCCTGGGAGGCGCTCCCGGCGGCCGACGACGTCTGGGAGACCGACGCCGACAACGTCCTCGGCACCCTCAACGGCCTCAAGTCCGCCCTCGACGCGGGCGACGCCGAGGCCCACCTCCGTGACGCCAAGAAGTGGTTCACGATGGGCGAGCGCGCCGGCGCCTTCGAGGACGCCGAGGACCTCGAAGCCGAAATCGCCGACGTCGAGGACGCCATCGCAGACGTCGCCACGGCGGGCGAGCAGGTGAGCGACCTCACCGCGACGATTCCCGGCCTCCGCAACACCCTCGAGAGCGCGGGCCCCGACGAGGACGCGAGCGAGGACGACGCCGACGAGTGA
- a CDS encoding DUF309 domain-containing protein gives MRDALRAGVAVYNDGGYHAAHDAWEDRWLDLERGTDDERLLHGLIQFTAAVHHARECNWAGAVGLAGSGREYLDGLPADYRDVALVPVRDYLDRLAADPEVIERRPPIALSHEGERPRRADLGPEPTALAAAVLAEEFGYDPDPVERAGEYALADLAEGRDDSRFLTLLFDFVRDDENRGIVYRRLSEHVERRRAREEDVEGLF, from the coding sequence GTGCGCGACGCGCTCCGGGCGGGCGTCGCCGTCTACAACGACGGCGGCTACCACGCCGCCCACGACGCCTGGGAGGACCGCTGGCTCGACCTCGAACGCGGGACCGACGACGAGCGGCTGCTCCACGGGCTGATCCAGTTCACCGCGGCCGTCCACCACGCCCGCGAGTGCAACTGGGCGGGCGCGGTCGGCCTCGCCGGGAGCGGCCGCGAGTACCTCGACGGCCTGCCCGCCGACTACCGCGACGTCGCCCTCGTCCCCGTCCGCGACTACCTCGACCGCCTCGCGGCCGACCCCGAGGTGATCGAGCGCCGGCCGCCGATCGCGCTCTCCCACGAGGGCGAGCGCCCGCGGCGGGCCGACCTCGGGCCGGAACCGACCGCGCTCGCGGCGGCGGTCCTCGCCGAGGAGTTCGGCTACGACCCGGACCCCGTCGAGCGCGCCGGGGAATACGCGCTCGCGGACCTCGCGGAGGGCCGCGACGACAGTCGCTTCCTGACGCTGCTGTTCGACTTCGTCCGCGACGACGAGAACCGGGGGATCGTCTACCGGCGGCTCTCGGAACACGTCGAGCGGCGGCGGGCGCGCGAGGAGGACGTCGAGGGGCTGTTCTGA
- a CDS encoding plastocyanin/azurin family copper-binding protein, with protein MRSPETERPDDSFDEPITDWFDFERRPLLKSLGAGVALSLGSGLATARGDDHAVSTAPATGGSDAGGIDPQYGFAVPDVEEIPESLVPDHEVELHTEEPEDPENPDRPPFFHFDPVGIHVSAGDVVQFTSLSPDHTITAYHPAQGFQQRVPDGVPPFSSPVLTIGSAWLYEFTEPGVYDVYCGPHHVLGMSMRIVVGDLAADDLPEYADTFEGSDEPPLLAPFSKAFLEHELNATTEGNEDCEWAWLTPQEILDAPALDPATVRDRGTVPFADVLADIDRFADELPDHDEADETAPTVQIRDHAEYGEILVDSDEMTLYMFDQDTQGAAESACYDDCADAWPPLTADAAVAGDDVTADLRTFERETGETQVTANGWPLYLFARDDAPGDVRGQGSNGVWWVLGPDGTPIRSEPND; from the coding sequence ATGCGATCACCAGAGACCGAGAGACCCGACGACTCGTTCGACGAACCGATAACCGACTGGTTCGACTTCGAGCGGCGACCGTTGCTGAAATCGCTGGGTGCGGGAGTCGCCCTCTCGCTGGGCAGTGGTCTCGCAACTGCTCGCGGCGACGATCACGCTGTCTCGACGGCGCCCGCTACTGGCGGGTCCGACGCGGGGGGAATCGACCCACAGTACGGCTTTGCGGTGCCCGACGTCGAAGAAATTCCCGAGAGCCTCGTCCCGGACCACGAAGTCGAACTCCACACGGAGGAACCGGAAGACCCCGAGAACCCGGACCGGCCCCCTTTCTTTCACTTCGACCCGGTCGGGATTCACGTGAGCGCGGGCGACGTCGTGCAGTTTACGTCCCTGTCTCCCGATCACACGATTACGGCCTATCATCCCGCACAGGGGTTCCAACAGCGGGTGCCCGACGGAGTCCCCCCCTTCTCGTCGCCGGTGCTCACCATCGGTAGCGCCTGGCTCTACGAGTTCACCGAACCGGGCGTGTACGACGTGTACTGTGGTCCACACCACGTTCTCGGAATGAGCATGCGAATCGTCGTCGGCGACCTCGCCGCGGACGACCTGCCGGAGTACGCGGACACGTTCGAGGGGAGCGACGAACCGCCGCTCCTTGCCCCGTTTAGCAAGGCGTTCCTCGAACACGAACTCAACGCGACGACCGAGGGGAACGAGGACTGCGAGTGGGCGTGGCTGACGCCACAGGAGATCCTCGACGCCCCCGCGCTCGACCCGGCGACGGTTCGAGACCGGGGAACGGTGCCGTTCGCGGACGTCCTCGCCGATATCGATCGCTTCGCGGACGAACTCCCGGACCATGACGAAGCCGACGAGACAGCGCCGACCGTTCAGATCCGCGATCACGCCGAGTACGGCGAGATCCTGGTCGACTCGGACGAAATGACGCTGTACATGTTCGATCAGGACACCCAGGGAGCGGCGGAGAGTGCCTGTTACGACGATTGCGCCGATGCCTGGCCGCCGCTCACCGCCGACGCGGCCGTCGCCGGCGACGACGTGACGGCCGACCTCCGGACCTTCGAGCGAGAGACCGGCGAGACGCAGGTGACGGCCAACGGCTGGCCGCTGTACCTCTTCGCTCGGGACGACGCGCCGGGCGACGTTCGCGGACAGGGCAGCAACGGCGTCTGGTGGGTCCTCGGACCCGATGGGACCCCCATCCGCTCCGAACCGAACGACTAG
- a CDS encoding dihydroneopterin aldolase family protein, translating to MTDDPTDPEVACFEAGIKFGSLYHQFAGTPVSPASAPSLARAMEAAIENQPHCREVTVEVRTDELEAALAESAADYTELTGRFLDVEIVVEREGVEVVSRMAMEDGYPLMRVASVRNR from the coding sequence ATGACCGACGACCCGACCGACCCCGAGGTCGCCTGCTTCGAGGCCGGCATCAAGTTCGGCTCGCTGTACCACCAGTTCGCGGGGACGCCCGTCTCGCCCGCGAGCGCCCCCAGTCTCGCGCGCGCGATGGAGGCGGCCATCGAGAACCAGCCACACTGCCGCGAGGTGACCGTCGAGGTGCGGACCGACGAACTGGAGGCCGCGCTGGCCGAGTCCGCGGCCGACTACACCGAGTTGACCGGCCGGTTCCTCGACGTCGAAATCGTCGTCGAGCGCGAGGGCGTCGAGGTCGTCTCCCGGATGGCGATGGAGGACGGCTACCCGCTGATGCGCGTCGCGTCGGTCCGGAACCGATAG
- a CDS encoding DUF5789 family protein translates to MSDDNRELGVELGDLADKLREHDYPASQDELLEAYGDEEVEMSEETATFEELVGPLNEDEYRDYGEVEQAIMNMVGDEAIGRKNYSDRTPPAPGEERQEEGAPGQDVEGGNESF, encoded by the coding sequence ATGAGCGACGACAACCGCGAACTCGGCGTCGAACTGGGCGACCTGGCGGACAAACTCCGCGAACACGACTACCCGGCGAGTCAGGACGAACTGCTCGAAGCCTACGGCGACGAGGAGGTGGAGATGTCCGAGGAGACGGCGACGTTCGAGGAACTCGTCGGCCCGCTGAACGAGGACGAGTACCGGGACTACGGCGAGGTCGAACAGGCGATCATGAACATGGTCGGCGACGAGGCGATCGGACGCAAGAACTACAGCGACCGGACGCCGCCCGCGCCGGGCGAGGAACGACAGGAGGAGGGCGCGCCCGGCCAGGACGTCGAGGGCGGGAACGAGTCCTTCTAG
- a CDS encoding queuosine precursor transporter: MSRTRATPTVPQVALIGLFVTALATAQLTASKVLVFDLPLSLPVTGAELALPGAALAYALTFLASDCYSELYGRKAAQVVVNVAFAMNFVVLLLVWSTIAAPAADPELAAQFETVLGASTNIVLGSLLAYVVSQNWDVIVFHRIRGYTDGDHLWLRNVASTASSQAIDTVIFVTVAFAVAPAVLGVGNVESTSLLLSLIVGQYLLKLLIAVLDTPVVYAVVALVRSRRTAAGEEPATA, translated from the coding sequence ATGAGCCGAACACGCGCGACGCCGACGGTGCCGCAGGTGGCGCTGATCGGGCTGTTCGTCACCGCGCTGGCGACGGCCCAGCTCACCGCTTCGAAAGTGCTGGTGTTCGACCTGCCCCTGTCGCTCCCGGTGACGGGCGCCGAACTCGCACTGCCCGGGGCGGCGCTCGCCTACGCGCTGACGTTCCTCGCGAGCGACTGCTACTCGGAACTGTACGGCCGGAAGGCCGCGCAGGTGGTCGTCAACGTCGCGTTCGCGATGAACTTCGTCGTCCTCCTGCTGGTCTGGTCGACCATCGCGGCCCCGGCCGCAGACCCCGAACTCGCCGCCCAGTTCGAGACCGTCCTCGGCGCGTCGACGAACATCGTCCTCGGGAGCCTGCTCGCGTACGTCGTCAGCCAGAACTGGGACGTGATCGTCTTCCACCGCATCCGCGGGTACACCGACGGCGACCACCTCTGGCTGCGCAACGTCGCCTCGACGGCGAGCAGTCAGGCCATCGACACCGTCATCTTCGTCACGGTCGCCTTCGCCGTCGCCCCCGCCGTCCTCGGCGTCGGCAACGTCGAGTCCACGTCCCTCCTCCTCTCGCTGATCGTCGGCCAGTACCTGCTGAAGCTCCTGATCGCCGTCCTCGACACGCCGGTCGTCTACGCCGTCGTCGCCCTCGTTCGCTCGCGGCGCACGGCCGCGGGCGAGGAGCCCGCGACGGCCTGA
- a CDS encoding cold-shock protein, whose translation MAKGNVDFFNDTGGYGFISTDDADDDVFFHMEDVGGPDLEEGQEIEFDIEQAPKGPRATNVSRL comes from the coding sequence ATGGCGAAAGGCAACGTTGATTTCTTCAACGACACAGGCGGTTACGGTTTCATTTCGACGGACGACGCGGACGACGACGTGTTCTTCCACATGGAAGACGTTGGCGGCCCGGACCTCGAAGAAGGACAGGAGATCGAATTCGACATCGAACAGGCCCCGAAGGGCCCCCGCGCGACCAACGTCAGCCGCCTGTAA
- a CDS encoding ABC transporter ATP-binding protein has translation MSSVDWDKDDPFEEQRENIDSPMRRLLFEYGRPYWFSVTSGIVGSVFARVLDLIPPVLLGIAIDAVFQRSEPYSLPLVPDAWLPTDRGEQFAFTVVLIAVSFLVGAAFHWVRNWGFNSFAQDIQHDVRTAAYDKMQRLDMEFFSNKQTGEMMSVLSNDVNRLERFLNDGLNSAFRLGVMVLAIAGILVWLNPQLALVAMSPVPLIAVFTYLFVKKIQPKYAAVRSSVGKVNSRLENNLGGIQVIKADNTESYESERVDEVSRKYYDTNWGAIRLRIKFFPGLQIISGVGFVLTFLVGGYWVFAGAPGPFSGSLSTGSFVTFILLTQQLVWPMAQFGQVINMYQRAEASAERIFGLMDEQGRIETDVDAPDLEIDEGRVEYDGVGFGYEAGETIVDDVSFEVPGGETIALVGPTGAGKSTVLKLLLRLYDVDEGEIRIDGQDVRAVSLPSLRRAMGYVGQESYLFYGTVEENITYGTFDATDEEIVEAAKAAEAHEFIQNLPEGYDTMVGERGVKLSGGQRQRVAIARAVLKDPDVLVLDEATSDVDTETEMLIQRSIDRLTEERTTFAIAHRLSTIKDADRIVVLEGGRIVERGTHEELLEEDGLYAHLWGVQAGEIDELPQEFIERAQRRTARTQARRTD, from the coding sequence ATGAGTAGCGTCGACTGGGACAAAGACGACCCCTTCGAGGAGCAACGGGAGAACATCGACAGCCCGATGCGCCGGTTGCTCTTCGAGTACGGTCGGCCGTACTGGTTCTCCGTGACGTCGGGCATCGTCGGGAGCGTGTTCGCCCGGGTGCTCGACCTGATCCCGCCCGTACTGCTCGGGATCGCGATCGACGCGGTCTTCCAGCGGAGCGAACCCTACTCGCTCCCGCTCGTCCCCGACGCCTGGCTCCCGACGGACCGGGGCGAGCAGTTCGCGTTCACGGTGGTGCTCATCGCCGTCTCGTTCCTCGTCGGCGCGGCGTTTCACTGGGTCCGCAACTGGGGGTTCAACTCGTTCGCACAGGACATCCAGCACGACGTCCGGACCGCCGCCTACGACAAGATGCAGCGGCTGGACATGGAGTTCTTCTCGAACAAGCAGACCGGCGAGATGATGTCGGTGCTCTCGAACGACGTCAACCGCCTCGAACGCTTCCTCAACGACGGGCTGAACTCCGCGTTCCGCCTCGGGGTGATGGTGCTTGCCATCGCGGGCATCCTCGTCTGGCTCAACCCGCAACTCGCGCTCGTCGCGATGTCGCCGGTCCCGCTGATCGCGGTCTTCACCTACCTCTTCGTCAAGAAGATCCAGCCGAAGTACGCCGCCGTCCGCTCGTCGGTCGGGAAGGTAAACTCCCGACTCGAGAACAACCTCGGCGGCATTCAGGTGATCAAGGCCGACAACACCGAGTCCTACGAGTCCGAGCGGGTCGACGAGGTCTCGCGGAAGTACTACGACACGAACTGGGGGGCGATCCGCCTGCGGATCAAGTTCTTCCCCGGCCTGCAGATCATCTCCGGGGTCGGTTTCGTCCTCACGTTCCTCGTCGGCGGCTACTGGGTGTTCGCCGGCGCGCCGGGGCCGTTCAGCGGGTCGCTCTCGACGGGGTCGTTCGTCACGTTCATCCTGCTGACCCAGCAACTCGTCTGGCCGATGGCCCAGTTCGGTCAGGTGATCAACATGTACCAGCGGGCCGAGGCCTCCGCCGAGCGCATCTTCGGGCTGATGGACGAGCAGGGCCGCATCGAGACCGACGTCGACGCCCCCGACCTCGAGATCGACGAGGGGCGCGTCGAGTACGACGGCGTCGGCTTCGGCTACGAGGCGGGCGAGACGATCGTCGACGACGTCTCCTTCGAGGTACCCGGCGGCGAGACGATCGCGCTCGTCGGCCCCACCGGCGCGGGCAAGTCGACGGTGCTCAAACTCCTCTTGCGGCTGTACGACGTCGACGAGGGCGAGATCCGCATCGACGGTCAGGACGTCCGGGCGGTCTCGCTGCCGAGCCTTCGCCGGGCGATGGGGTACGTCGGCCAGGAGTCGTACCTCTTCTACGGGACGGTCGAGGAGAACATCACCTACGGCACCTTCGACGCGACCGACGAGGAGATCGTCGAGGCGGCGAAAGCCGCCGAGGCCCACGAGTTCATCCAGAACCTCCCGGAGGGCTACGACACGATGGTCGGCGAGCGCGGCGTCAAACTCTCGGGCGGCCAGCGCCAGCGCGTCGCCATCGCTCGCGCGGTGCTCAAGGACCCCGACGTCCTCGTGCTCGACGAGGCGACCAGCGACGTCGACACCGAGACGGAGATGCTCATCCAGCGTTCGATCGACCGGCTGACCGAGGAGCGGACGACGTTCGCCATCGCCCACCGGCTGTCGACGATCAAGGACGCCGACCGGATCGTCGTCCTCGAGGGCGGACGGATCGTCGAGCGGGGCACCCACGAGGAACTGCTCGAAGAGGACGGTCTCTACGCCCACCTCTGGGGCGTACAGGCCGGCGAGATCGACGAACTACCCCAGGAGTTCATCGAGCGCGCCCAGCGGCGCACCGCGCGGACGCAGGCGCGGCGGACCGACTAG
- a CDS encoding creatininase family protein codes for MYLPSATWTDVADCETDLAVLPVGSTEQHGPHAPLGTDALAAEAVAEAGLERYDGEVVRAPAIPVGVAEEHRQFPGTMWVSPDTFRAYVRESVASLAAHGFDRVVLVNGHGGNVPALREVAATITRRDDAYAVPFTWFEAVGEHAEEMGHGGPLETALMRAVHPELVREERVEAAREGAADGWGEWVSHANLAFDSAEFTENGVVGDPAAGDADRGDELLELAGEALARLLAAVAERDVSRPASR; via the coding sequence ATGTACCTCCCTTCGGCCACCTGGACCGACGTCGCCGACTGCGAGACCGACCTCGCGGTGCTCCCGGTCGGCAGCACCGAACAGCACGGCCCGCACGCGCCGCTCGGGACCGACGCCCTCGCCGCGGAGGCGGTCGCCGAGGCGGGTCTGGAGCGCTACGACGGCGAGGTCGTCCGCGCCCCCGCGATCCCGGTCGGCGTCGCCGAGGAGCACCGCCAGTTCCCGGGGACGATGTGGGTCTCGCCGGACACCTTCCGGGCGTACGTCCGCGAGAGCGTCGCGAGCCTCGCCGCCCACGGCTTCGACCGGGTCGTTCTCGTCAACGGCCACGGCGGCAACGTCCCCGCCTTGCGGGAGGTCGCGGCGACGATCACCCGCCGGGACGACGCCTACGCGGTGCCGTTCACGTGGTTCGAGGCCGTCGGCGAGCACGCCGAGGAGATGGGCCACGGCGGGCCCCTGGAGACGGCGCTCATGCGCGCGGTCCACCCGGAACTCGTCCGCGAGGAGCGCGTCGAGGCGGCCCGCGAGGGCGCCGCCGACGGCTGGGGCGAGTGGGTGAGCCACGCGAACCTCGCGTTCGACTCGGCGGAGTTCACGGAGAACGGCGTGGTCGGCGACCCGGCCGCGGGCGACGCCGACCGGGGCGACGAACTGCTCGAACTGGCGGGCGAGGCGCTGGCGCGACTGCTTGCGGCGGTCGCCGAGCGCGACGTCTCGCGGCCGGCGTCCCGCTGA
- a CDS encoding DUF192 domain-containing protein, which translates to MAFERVPAVLLSVGVVLLVAVLAAHLGFLPAPWSADRATVTVVAGDGTTKAVVDAEVADTPVERYVGLSDHDSLADGEGMLFVHGSEDERTYVMREMDFAIDVVFVGADGEITAIRHARAPDPGEDGEDLAYSGRAKWVLEVPRGYADERGIEAGDAVAIEYERS; encoded by the coding sequence ATGGCCTTCGAGCGCGTCCCGGCCGTCCTGCTCTCGGTGGGGGTCGTGCTGCTCGTCGCGGTGCTCGCGGCCCACCTCGGCTTCCTGCCGGCGCCGTGGAGCGCCGACCGCGCCACCGTCACGGTCGTCGCCGGGGACGGGACGACGAAGGCGGTCGTCGACGCCGAGGTCGCGGACACGCCCGTCGAGCGATACGTCGGCCTGAGCGATCACGACTCGCTGGCCGACGGCGAGGGGATGCTGTTCGTCCACGGCAGCGAGGACGAGCGGACGTACGTCATGCGCGAGATGGACTTCGCCATCGACGTCGTCTTCGTCGGCGCCGACGGCGAGATCACGGCGATTCGCCACGCCCGGGCGCCCGACCCCGGCGAGGACGGCGAGGACCTCGCGTACTCGGGGCGGGCGAAGTGGGTGCTCGAAGTGCCCCGGGGGTACGCCGACGAGCGGGGGATCGAAGCCGGCGACGCGGTCGCGATCGAGTACGAGCGATCCTGA